From Halomicrobium salinisoli, the proteins below share one genomic window:
- the psmB gene encoding archaeal proteasome endopeptidase complex subunit beta — protein MQDPLDDLSEPPLHDGPRDPYDPELGTLPEADRDEDAVNKTGTTTIGLTTSEGVVVATDQRASLGGRFVSNKNVQKVEQIHPTAALTLVGSVGGAQSFIRTLRAEADLYEARRGEDMDIEALATLAGNFARGGPFFAINPILGGVDDEGHHVYSIDPAGGVMEDEYTVTGSGLTVAYGTLEDRWEEDMSNEEAREVAAAAINAAAERDTGSGNGIYLAEVTADGVDIDGYEFEELL, from the coding sequence ATGCAGGACCCACTCGACGACCTCTCCGAGCCGCCTCTCCACGACGGGCCGCGCGACCCCTACGATCCGGAACTGGGGACGCTACCGGAGGCCGACCGCGACGAGGACGCCGTCAACAAGACGGGAACGACGACGATCGGGCTGACGACGTCCGAGGGCGTCGTCGTCGCGACCGACCAGCGCGCCTCGCTGGGCGGCCGCTTCGTCTCCAACAAGAACGTCCAGAAGGTCGAGCAGATCCACCCGACGGCGGCGCTGACGCTGGTCGGCAGCGTCGGCGGCGCGCAGTCGTTCATCCGGACGCTGCGGGCCGAGGCCGACCTCTACGAGGCCCGCCGCGGCGAGGACATGGACATCGAGGCGCTGGCGACGCTGGCGGGCAACTTCGCCCGCGGCGGTCCGTTCTTCGCCATCAACCCCATCCTCGGCGGCGTCGACGACGAGGGCCACCACGTCTACAGCATCGACCCCGCCGGCGGCGTCATGGAGGACGAGTACACCGTCACCGGCTCCGGCCTGACCGTCGCCTACGGGACCCTCGAGGACCGCTGGGAGGAGGACATGTCCAACGAGGAGGCCCGCGAGGTGGCCGCCGCCGCCATCAACGCCGCCGCCGAGCGCGACACCGGCTCCGGCAACGGCATCTACCTCGCCGAGGTCACCGCCGACGGCGTCGACATCGACGGCTACGAGTTCGAGGAACTGCTGTAA